The following coding sequences lie in one Zingiber officinale cultivar Zhangliang chromosome 2B, Zo_v1.1, whole genome shotgun sequence genomic window:
- the LOC122047934 gene encoding guanine nucleotide-binding protein subunit beta, translated as MSVAELKERHAAATATVNSLRERLKQRRQLLLDTDVAGYAKSQGRSAISFSPTDLVCCRILQGHTGKVYSLDWAPERNWIVSASQDGRLIVWNALTSQKTHAIKLQCPWVMTCAFAPNGQSVACGGLDSACTIFNLNSRVERDNIPVSRVLTGHKGYVYSCQYVPDQESRLITSSGDQTCVLWDVTTGQRISVFGGEFPSGHTADVLSVSINSSNSNMFVSGSCDATARLWDTRIASRAVRTYHGHQGDVNTVKFFPDGQRFGTGSDDSTCRLYDMRTGHQLQVYSQQHDDNDVPTVTSIAFSLSGRLLFAGYSSGDCCVWDTLVGEVVLNLGTLQNSHDLRISCLGLSSDGSALCTGSWDKNLKIWAFGGHRRVI; from the exons ATGTCGGTCGCGGAGCTTAAGGAGCGGCACGCAGCTGCAACGGCTACGGTAAACTCTCTGAGGGAGCGATTGAAGCAGAGGAGGCAGTTGCTTCTCGATACTGATG TGGCTGGGTATGCTAAGAGCCAAGGGAGATCGGCAATTAGTTTCAGCCCCACAGATCTCGTTTGCTGCAGGATCTTGCAGGGTCACACTGGCAAG GTTTATTCATTGGACTGGGCACCTGAAAGGAACTGGATAGTCAGTGCTTCTCAGGATGGACGTCTAATTGTATGGAATGCTTTAACGAGTCAGAAGACACATGCTATAAAGCTTCAGTGCCCCTGGGTTATGACCTGTGCATTTGCACCAAATGGGCAATCTGTTGCATGTGGAGGTCTTGACAGTGCCTGCACTATTTTCAATCTCAATTCTCGTGTTGAAAGAGACAACATTCCTGTCTCAAGGGTACTTACGGGGCACAAAGGCTATGTGTATTCTTGTCAGTATGTTCCTGATCAGGAGTCTCGGTTGATTACTAGCTCCGGTGATCAAACATGTGTTCTATGGGATGTCACAACTGGCCAAAGAATTTCAGTTTTCGGTGGAGAATTTCCTTCCGGACATACAGCTGATGTGTTGAG TGTCTCAATCAACAGTTCGAACTCCAACATGTTTGTCTCTGGTTCCTGTGATGCAACTGCACGGTTATGGGATACTCGAATTGCTAGCCGTGCAGTTCGGACATATCATGGTCACCAAGGAGATGTTAACACTGTCAAGTTCTTCCCTGATGGGCAGAGATTTGGAACTGGTTCAGATGACAGCACATGCAGGTTATATGATATGCGAACTGGACATCAGCTTCAAGTTTACAGTCAACAGCATGACGACAATGATGTCCCAACTGTCACGTCTATTGCCTTTTCTTTATCTGGAAGGCTACTCTTTGCCGGTTATTCCAGTGGCGATTGTTGTGTTTGGGATACACTAGTGGGTGAG GTGGTTTTGAACTTGGGAACGCTTCAAAATTCTCATGACTTGCGCATTAGCTGCTTAGGTTTGTCTTCTGATGGCAGTGCTTTATGCACAGGGAGTTGGGACAAGAACCTTAAG ATTTGGGCATTTGGCGGACACAGGAGGGTTATCTGA
- the LOC122047933 gene encoding probable BOI-related E3 ubiquitin-protein ligase 3 produces MHLLMSVEAHHLRLFPSQLIANGEAVGGVHQDQSAIYNMQLGFAAPTAGPLAAASTSESSLTFNNLPAGSRKRPREFSEHALSFLGEDFSALVQQQMLHVDCLVLHHVEKVRMESVERLKRFLRRVLATVEEGVSKRLRAKEEEMERLKNLNWALEERIRGLCVENQMWRELARSNEAATHALRANLDRALAAAAEAEAKAEAAVDDAESCCCGGVDNAEAERKRVACRLCGEKQPAVLLLPCRHLCVCVACGPAVAVCPVCNCDKSGSILINMS; encoded by the exons ATGCACCTCCTCATGTCTGTTGAAGCTCATCACCTGCGCCTCTTCCCTTCCCAACTCATCGCGAACGG TGAGGCTGTCGGCGGCGTTCATCAGGATCAATCTGCCATCTACAACATGCAGCTGGGGTTTGCTGCGCCGACGGCTGGACCTTTGGCTGCCGCCTCGACCTCCGAGAGCAGCCTCACCTTCAACAACCTCCCCGCGGGTTCCAGGAAGCGGCCGCGGGAGTTCTCCGAGCACGCGCTCTCCTTTCTCGGCGAGGATTTCTCCGCCCTCGTCCAGCAGCAGATGCTCCACGTCGACTGCCTCGTCCTCCACCAC GTGGAGAAGGTGAGGATGGAGTCCGTGGAGCGGCTGAAGCGGTTCCTGCGGCGGGTCCTGGCGACGGTGGAGGAAGGAGTGTCCAAGCGGCTGAGGGCGAAGGAGGAAGAAATGGAGAGGCTGAAGAATCTGAACTGGGCGCTGGAGGAGCGCATCCGAGGTCTCTGCGTGGAGAACCAGATGTGGCGGGAGCTGGCCCGGAGCAACGAGGCCGCGACCCACGCGCTGCGGGCCAACCTGGATCGGGCGCTGGCCGCCGCCGCGGAGGCGGAGGCCAAGGCCGAGGCGGCCGTCGACGACGCCGAGTCCTGTTGCTGCGGCGGAGTGGACAATGCGGAGGCGGAGAGGAAGAGGGTCGCGTGCCGTCTGTGCGGCGAGAAGCAGCCGGCCGTGCTGCTGCTGCCCTGCCGGCATCTCTGCGTCTGCGTCGCCTGCGGACCGGCCGTCGCCGTCTGCCCCGTCTGCAACTGCGACAAAAGCGGCAGCATCCTCATCAACATGTCGTAA